DNA from Lagenorhynchus albirostris chromosome 3, mLagAlb1.1, whole genome shotgun sequence:
TAGTAAGTGGAGCTGAGACTATCTTTTAGACacatttcctctccctctcaAATGACCATTTAAAAGCAAATCTTTAATTAAaaccacacacagagaaaagttaTGCCACTCACAGGAATTTATGGTTCCATTAAATAAGACTATAGCAATCTGAATTGTCTATTTAGAGCTGCAGTTCCATCCAAGATTTATGctaattaagctttttttttcttacatcaaaAACAAGActcctacaaaagaaaaaaataatcactcaggggaaaaaaatttaaagctttccaaagaagtacattttatttacatttggaAATGAGAAAGGCAGCTGTTATCCCTTTACAGTGATAGATGCCACAGAATGTGCTAATCTACACAGGCTCCTCCTTACACAACACACTGCATTACATTTAGAGATTTGATACATGAAACTTTCTCCCAAAGGCAGACAGCCGCACGATATTTACTTTGGCCAGGAGACTCACGGTTTTACTTGAGAGGAGCCTATGTTAACGACAGGTGCACTTAGTGGCTATCATATCTTCATATTCTTTATAAGCGATTGAGCCATCAGGCTCAATTGCCAAAACACTCAAAGGGCTGTACTTGGCAGGTACACAGGATGGTCTCGGCACTGAGGAATCGAGCTTCTCATGGATGATGTTCTGCACCATGGTGTGAACCGGAGAGCCATACCGATGTCCGACCGCCCTGGGACAGTCCCCTTTACAGTATCGAGGGTTGTATTTGTGTGGAGCCACAATCCAGTTGTCCCACTTCAGCTGACTAAAGCTGAGTCTAAAGTCATGGAGCTCACACtcattttggggaaaaagaaaCTGTTTGAAGTATTCACTCAGATTGAATGAAGCTGGAACCAGAGGCTTCTTCAATTCAGAGCTGACAGTTTCCTGATCTCTCCGGTGACGGGACGATCTTATACCCTCAGCAGCCTCTTCTCCCATGGGATAGGCAGACAGCTCTCTCTTCTGGTCAGGACCCTGTGAAGGCCTCTTTTTATAGTGGAGGGAATACCACCTGTGATAAGCCTGAGCACTTGTGTCATTCAGATATAAAAGCAGTGAGGGGGCTACCAGAAGAGTCATGTTAAGTGGACAGTCCTGCGCTGAAGGATGCTGCAGCTGGTCTTTTACACACGTAACGTTTACAGACATGTGAATACTCCTCTTGTTGGAGGCCACTAGAGGCTGAAGGAGAGCCGTCACATCAATCTCAAtccatctgtatttctttctaAGTTCAAACTGTGAGTGAAAGGTAAATGAGTATGGAACTCTTGGGAGAGTCTTGCTAGAAAACTCTGGCTCTTTTATCACCAGGTTGCACACACATTTAAcaggagagggaaaagaaacGGAGTTGTTGAAAGTGTATAGCAAGACTGACTTGAGTAAATGTTCAACAGCAGTAACACGATCCAGGTTAAACAGCAGGTCCACTGATGATGGGAGGGTACCTGAGGAGAAAAACACGCCACCAGTAATGCTCAATACAAATCGAAAGCAACACAAAGTCAGATCAAGGAATTAGCACCTCAGAATGTGCTTCCACCCTTCTTTTCCCACTTTCTCAAGTCTCAAAACAAAAGTTGGGGTGGGATGggtgttataaaaaaaaaaagcaggtaacCAGTACCATAACTAAGTCCCAGCACTTACAGCTGGATACTTAATCACCAGCAATTCAGAACAGCTCTGGTGGTGAATTAAAACCGGGACTCACTACATTCTGAAGTTTCAGAATCTTAATAATTTGCTTCAAACATAGAGGAAGCTAAGGAGGAGAGCAGTATTTTTCTCTTGAAGAGTCTCTAAGGGGAAAAATGTAATAAAGACACTTGCCAGGCTTGTTAAGAAAACGTTCAAGTCCTTATGGACAGaatcaataaagaaaacataattgTCTAAGTTAATTTGGAACACTTGAGACCGACAACAAATGGAGGCTCTAAACCCACTGTAACAAAACAGGACatcaaggaaggaggaagggttttAAATAGCCACAAAGGACCTGCTGAGTTAGAAGGGTTTTCTGTAAGTTATGAGCTAGTGAATATAGATTCTGTTTTTTAATAGTGCTGTTCtgttctctctcacacacaaaatTGTTGACTAATGCTTTGTTCTTATAAGGATCTACTGTTCCACGTAGGTACTTAAGCTTTCCTCTCACAGAAAGCAACAAACATGGGTAAATATCCTGTTTCATAAAACACACCAACAACTGAAAAAGATTCTTTAGGCACATATCCAGGCCAGAATTGGTAGAATGAGAAGAATATGCAACTAGAAGTCAAAATACCTCTTTTCCAGTCTTgattttgtgaccttggacaagatgCTAACCTCCAGCAGCGCTTTCCCAGCCTTTAGGGCCATTAAGTCTCTTCTATCATATTAGCGCAGCTTAACCCATGAGAGAGCATTAGGAAGAAACAATAAGATCAAGTACCAGATTTGTCTGGAATTTGATATTGAGTATCATGCAAAGTAAAATGTAAGTCAAGGAGCAAGGGCCAGATCCTTTCTGTAACTGAAATGCAGAAGGTCTATCTTCTTCCCTCCACACATTAACCAGTCTGCTCCTACACACCTGTCACCTGGTCCCCAGGAGCCTGCTTGTGCTGGGCACAGGGGGTGAAGAGCCGAACAGTGTTGTAGAGGTGACTTCTGTTGGATTTCGGGATCCCCTCCTTGGTAGCACATGCCTTATAGAGCCTCTTCATATAGTGCAAAGCTCTGTCATCTGGCTGCAGCCTGGGGGCCTCCATTTGCCCATCGTACAGAACCTTaaagagaggggaaaggaggcCAGGTCTGTGTCTCCCATCTAGAGGCTGCAGAGAGGACTGAggctcagcctcagtttccaatGGAGCACTAGCTGCAATCTGAGCTTCTCCCCTAGAAGCCTGAGAACCAAGGCTAATAGGAAAACAGAGCCAGGCAAAGcagcaaaaacaaaggaagaacttGCTGGGAAGTGCCATGGCTTGGAAGAATTAGCAAGAAACACGTTTCCCCATACCAGTCTTCTTCCTAAAAGCCAGGAAGAGCCTCTGTTGGTCTCTTAAATAAATGTTAGGTGTGTGCGTGGGCTAGGTTCACTTCTGTAATCAGACATCAAGGATGCCTAGCTGAAGGTAATTTTATCAGCTGTATGTCAAACAGCTGATAACACCCTCTTTATCCAATTTTTCCTAACTAGATACAGATTTACTTGGTTATGtagctttccttttccttttccctggcATTTATTTAAAATCGCTTAAGTTAATGGACTAGTTATGTAGCTGAAAGGCTAAGAGGAATTGAGGAAGGCTCTTAAAATAAAACCACCCATTTTCTGAGAGAGATTAGCATCCTTAAAGTGTTCCTTAGGTGCTTGCTGAAACTTCCAAGGGACATGGAAAGGCTAACTAATTATTCATGATGATACACAGATCTGTTGGTATGCAACTTATGGTATTCGGTTTACTCTCCCTCTCTATTCTCATCACCTCTCCCACTTCCAGGTGCTTAGAATAATTTACTGCATGTTGATTTGGAGGGTGAGAGAAAGTCACAATTGGCAATGAAATTCCAGAGAGCACAGAACTATTAAGTTGCCTAGTTCTCTCAGGTAGCTTAGTAAGGATATGTACTTGGAATACTgcaatatgcttttaaaaaggaGGACATCGCCTTTAATCCtgactcatttttaaatataattatcttGATGCCTTTACTTTGGTCTGCACATTCATCTATACATACTTTAGTTGAAAGGTTTAGAGGTGTTTTCAGGTGCtagaaaataattgaaagttttattttttattaatcacTCTAATGGTAGTAGAATTTGCTAGGATATTTTTGTTCTTAACTGTTATAAGTATTTATGTTCTTGCCTCTGAGCTAAAATCAGGTTAGAgattatgttttagaaaaaatgAGATGCGTGCACAATGAAGAGCTGAATATACTCATGGTATAAGATACAGACCAGTCTATGCAGTACCCAGGCTGATAAAAC
Protein-coding regions in this window:
- the GDF9 gene encoding growth/differentiation factor 9 isoform X1, translating into MALPSKFFLCFCCFAWLCFPISLGSQASRGEAQIAASAPLETEAEPQSSLQPLDGRHRPGLLSPLFKVLYDGQMEAPRLQPDDRALHYMKRLYKACATKEGIPKSNRSHLYNTVRLFTPCAQHKQAPGDQVTGTLPSSVDLLFNLDRVTAVEHLLKSVLLYTFNNSVSFPSPVKCVCNLVIKEPEFSSKTLPRVPYSFTFHSQFELRKKYRWIEIDVTALLQPLVASNKRSIHMSVNVTCVKDQLQHPSAQDCPLNMTLLVAPSLLLYLNDTSAQAYHRWYSLHYKKRPSQGPDQKRELSAYPMGEEAAEGIRSSRHRRDQETVSSELKKPLVPASFNLSEYFKQFLFPQNECELHDFRLSFSQLKWDNWIVAPHKYNPRYCKGDCPRAVGHRYGSPVHTMVQNIIHEKLDSSVPRPSCVPAKYSPLSVLAIEPDGSIAYKEYEDMIATKCTCR
- the GDF9 gene encoding growth/differentiation factor 9 isoform X2: MEAPRLQPDDRALHYMKRLYKACATKEGIPKSNRSHLYNTVRLFTPCAQHKQAPGDQVTGTLPSSVDLLFNLDRVTAVEHLLKSVLLYTFNNSVSFPSPVKCVCNLVIKEPEFSSKTLPRVPYSFTFHSQFELRKKYRWIEIDVTALLQPLVASNKRSIHMSVNVTCVKDQLQHPSAQDCPLNMTLLVAPSLLLYLNDTSAQAYHRWYSLHYKKRPSQGPDQKRELSAYPMGEEAAEGIRSSRHRRDQETVSSELKKPLVPASFNLSEYFKQFLFPQNECELHDFRLSFSQLKWDNWIVAPHKYNPRYCKGDCPRAVGHRYGSPVHTMVQNIIHEKLDSSVPRPSCVPAKYSPLSVLAIEPDGSIAYKEYEDMIATKCTCR